A stretch of Sulfurimonas autotrophica DSM 16294 DNA encodes these proteins:
- a CDS encoding RDD family protein: protein MNEEIEKLLNREHLQLASIKKRAVAFFIDEMLLSFLLIIAMSDSFSKAQTVEDIIILTNTYVMQYIIMKIVYQTFFVMQYGATLGKLAMKIRVIDIRTLDNPNFAISLNRAVFRIISEMIFYLGFLWGMFDPQRQTWHDKTAKTLVIDA from the coding sequence TTGAATGAAGAGATAGAGAAGCTACTCAACCGCGAACATTTACAACTTGCATCCATTAAAAAAAGAGCAGTGGCATTTTTTATAGATGAAATGCTGCTTTCTTTTTTACTTATTATAGCTATGTCTGACTCATTTTCAAAGGCACAAACTGTTGAAGATATTATAATACTTACAAATACTTATGTCATGCAGTATATTATAATGAAAATAGTTTATCAAACTTTTTTTGTCATGCAATACGGTGCTACACTTGGAAAACTCGCTATGAAAATAAGAGTGATAGATATTAGAACGTTAGATAATCCAAATTTTGCCATTTCACTCAACCGGGCAGTTTTTAGAATCATTAGCGAGATGATTTTTTATCTTGGCTTTTTATGGGGAATGTTTGATCCTCAACGTCAGACATGGCACGATAAAACTGCAAAGACTTTGGTTATAGATGCTTAA